One genomic segment of Rhinopithecus roxellana isolate Shanxi Qingling chromosome 6, ASM756505v1, whole genome shotgun sequence includes these proteins:
- the GPNMB gene encoding transmembrane glycoprotein NMB — protein MECLYYFLGFLLLAARLPLDAAKRFHDVLGNERPPAYMREHNQLNGWSSDENDWNEKLYPVWKRGDMRWKNSWKGGRVQAVLTSDSPALVGSNITFVVNLVFPRCQKEDANGNIVYEKNCRNEAGLSADPYVYNWTAWSEDGDGENGTGQSHHNVFPDGKPFPHHPGWRRWNFVYVFHTLGQYFQKLGRCSVRVSVNTANVTLGPQLMEVTVYRRHGRAYVPIAQVKDVYVVTDQIPVFVTMSQKNDRNSSDDTFLKDLPITFDVLIHDPSHFLNYSTINYKWSFGDNTGLFVSINHTVNHTYVLNGTFSLNLTVKAAAPGPCPPPPPPPPRPPKPTPSLGPAGDNPLELSKIPDENCQINRYGHFQATITIVEGILEVNIIQMTDVLMLVPGPDSSLIDFVVTCQGSIPTEVCTIISDPSCKITQNAVCSPVDVDEMCLLTVRRAFNGSGTYCMNLTLGDDTSLALTSTLISVPDRDPASPLRMANTALISIGCLAIFVTVISLLVYKKHKEYQPIENSPGNVVRSKGLSVFLNRAKAVFFPGNQEKDPLLKNQEFKGVS, from the exons GATTTCATGATGTGCTGGGCAATGAAAGACCTCCTGCTTACATGAGGGAGCACAACCAATTAAATGGCTGGTCTTCTGATGAAAATGACTGGAATGAAAAACTCTACCCAGTGTGGAAGAGGGGAGACATGAGGTGGAAAAACTCCTGGAAGG GAGGCCGTGTGCAGGCAGTCCTGACAAGTGACTCACCAGCTCTCGTGGGCTCAAATATAACATTTGTGGTGAATCTGGTATTCCCTAGATGCCAAAAGGAAGATGCCAATGGCAACATAGTCTATGAGAAGAACTGCAGAAATG AGGCTGGTTTATCTGCTGATCCATATGTTTACAACTGGACAGCGTGGTCAGAGGACGGTGATGGGGAAAATGGCACCGGCCAAAGCCATCATAACGTCTTCCCCGATGGGAAACCTTTTCCTCACCACCCCGGATGGAGAAGATGGAATTTCGTCTATGTCTTCCACACACTTG GTCAGTATTTCCAGAAATTGGGACGATGTTCAGTGAGAGTTTCTGTGAACACAGCCAATGTGACACTTGGGCCTCAACTCATGGAAGTGACTGTCTATAGAAGACATGGACGGGCATATGTTCCCATCGCACAAGTGAAAGATGTGTACGTGGTAACGG ATCAGATTCCTGTATTTGTGACTATGTCCCAGAAGAATGATCGAAATTCATCCGATGACACCTTCCTCAAAGATCTCCCCATTACGTTTGATGTCCTGATTCATGATCCTAGCCACTTCCTCAATTATTCTACCATTAACTACAAGTGGAGCTTCGGGGATAATACTGGCCTGTTTGTTTCCATCAATCACACTGTGAATCACACATATGTGCTCAATGGAACCTTCAGCCTTAACCTCACTGTGAAAGCTGCAGCACCAGGACCTTgtccgccaccaccaccaccaccacccagacCTCCAAAACCCACCCCTTCTTTAG GACCTGCTGGTGACAACCCCCTGGAGCTGAGTAAGATTCCTGATGAAAACTGCCAGATTAACAGATATGGTCACTTTCAAGCCACCATCACAATTGTAG AGGGAATCTTAGAAGTTAACATCATCCAGATGACAGACGTCCTGATGCTGGTACCAGGGCCTGACAGCTCCCTAATAGACTTTGTTGTGACCTGCCAAGGGAG CATTCCCACGGAGGTCTGTACCATCATTTCCGACCCCTCCTGCAAGATCACCCAGAACGCAGTCTGCAGCCCTGTGGATGTGGATGAGATGTGTCTGCTGACTGTGAGACGAGCCTTCAATGGGTCTGGGACATACTGTATGAACCTCACCCTGGGGGATGATACAAGCCTGGCTCTCACGAGCACCCTGATTTCTGTTCCTGACAGAG ACCCAGCCTCCCCTTTAAGGATGGCAAATACTGCCCTGATCTCCATTGGCTGCTTGGCCATATTTGTCACTGTGATCTCCCTCTTGGTGTACAA AAAACACAAGGAATACCAACCAATAGAAAACAGTCCTGGGAATGTGGTCAGAAGCAAAGGTCTGAGTGTCTTTCTCAATCGTGCAAAAGCCGTGTTCTTTCCGGGAAACCAGGAAAAGGATCCGCTACTCAAAAACCAAGAATTTAAAGGAGTTTCTTAA